TAGGACATTTGTATGGAAGTCCCCGGGGGGTTCCCGTGGCAGTATATTAAGACCATGAGGAGGTTCGTATGACATTTAGTGTATGTCCTTGGAGGCTTTCCACGACTTCCTAGTATGTTTACTTGTTTAGCTCATATGATATCTCCATGATTAGTGTAGACCGTGTGGAGGTTCCCGCGACAATTAGCCAAGACCACGTGGGGATTTCCCGTGGCACTTAGTGTAAGACCTTGGAAGGTTTCCACGGCAtccctatatgtttatatgcatgacttatgtgatatatgtagcttttatagctaatatgatatgcgttatgtggattgtgtgtgggttatgctctgggggactcactaagcattaacttacagtttgtggatttgtttcacgtacatctgagcctaagggcaagggcaaggcttgaggTGTGGCGTGCACTCTCCCAGTGGCGTTCTTATGTTACACTCTGATGATTTGAAATAAAATtgtatttgatataaattttgaaaacaaatgtatttgggatttcatggtttacGGAAAAGTATTttggttaatcaaaaatgaaaactttcttttgaaaaatcgAGTCATTACAAGGATGATAATATCAAACTCCTCCAAATACAACTCCAACTAaaacacctacatccaccaatgatctacttccataaattcccaaattactaaaataccccaaaATTCAAacaggtcaacccttggtcaaggtcaaagtcaacggtcaaggtcaacagaccatgttgacccaactcatcgagtgtagCCCATAACTCGATAAATCATGAAAACTCTAGTTAACTTGTCGAGTTTccaggcaactcgtcgagtccatgtggtGTCCAAATGTCggaaaaaccctaactaactcgtcgagtcatctcattgactcgtcgagtccatgcagaacCAATATAGGAAATCTTcatctgactcatcgagttgaccatgcaaatcgtcgagttccttcaatccatttctcattcagacgctttTAAGTAAGAACAAGGCTCCTAATTGAAGATCTAGCCTACTAGGGCATGGTTTCCatgtaaatttgcaaactttacgtgcatgcaaggtcctaaatgccaaaaccaagctaagggagAGGTTTAATCCAAATAGAAGGGCTAAAGCTTGATAATTTCAATAACTTTATGGCTATAAGgacttagaggagtccagattTGAAGTTATAACTTCATATCATGCCTAATACCTGACATGATCCACATATATGCTAAAAATGGCCTTAAACCAAAGAATAAGGAGATCTAACACTAGAATGAtgaaggtaacaacttgttaccttcaaatggtAGCCAAAACgatgtagatgttggatctacaagctccttcccGTTCCAAGCTTTTCACTCTTCAAGTttcccttccaaaatcaacaaataaCACCTTTCAAGCTCTCAACACACATAATGGGGGTTTAGGACTCGATCTAGGGTTTCCTCTGGCTGTAATGACGATGAAGGAGACTAGAAACGACCCATAAGCTCTTTAAATAATGTGCAAACCCTAAAGTTTAGGGTTTCCATGCacaacctctactcgtcgagtcggggtcctccgactcgtcgagcagAAGTCATAAATTATGCGGGCTAACTAAGTTCGACAcaacgagttggggcctccaactcgtcgagttccttcaataAAATGTATATAAATCTTTTAAAAATATACCTGGGAGTCAGGGTGTTACAGTAAAAGATTACGCCTGCGATATTTCTTACCATCCcgggaaggccaatatggtggccaATGCTTTGAGCCGTAAGACGGCAAGTGCTCCGATTTGAGACGTCTGCTTGAAGATGATGGTGATTTCACCTTTATTAGATATGATCAAGGAGGCACAAGTGGAGGGTTTGAAAAGGGAAAATTGGAAGATTGAGTGGATTCGGGGGCAAATTCCATTGTTTGCAGCCGGGGGTCATTGACTCAGTGTGACAAAGTATGGGTTCCGACATTCGGGGTAGTGAGACATAAGGTcttagaggaggctcataagtccaagttttctattcattcgggggccacaaagatgtaccgAGACCCGAGACTGAGCTATTGGTGGACTTGCATGAAAGGGGAGGTTGCATGGAAATgagaagagatcaccatggattttatcatgaactTACCTAGGACGATGTGGGGAGTGGATTCCATTTGGGTTATTATGGACAGGTTGACTAAGAGTGcatattttattttgaatttcgAGAGTATCTACGCCAAGAAATTAGCAGATATATATGTGCGATAGATGGTGGTCAGGTACAGAGTGCCAGTATCTGTTGTCTCGGACCACGATGTTCGTTTCACCTCCAAATTCTaaaggaagtttcatgaggaccTGGGTACTCAattgcatttcagcactgcttaccatccccagaccgatggtcagagcgagcggacgattcagaggctcgaggatatgctttaagcatgtgtattggatttcggagggagttaggatacttaccttccactagcagagttctcatacaacaatagttatcatgttaGTATTGGCCGACCCtcgtttgagatgttgtatggtcggaggtgtatGACTATAGTTTGATGGGGAGAAGTTGGACATCGAGTCAtaggaagcaccgaagtggtgcttaaGACCACTAACTTGATTCAACTGGTGTGTGATAGACTGAGGGTTGTGTAGAGTTTCCAGAAGAGCTATGCTAACTGGCATCGATCAAATCTCGAGTTCCAAGTGGGTGATTTTGTGTTGCTAAAGGTGTCatcttggaagggtgtcattcggtTTCGGaataggggcaagttgggcccccgattcattggtcctttcaggattTCTGCCCAAGGTGgcagggttgcttatcggttggatcttccgatcaagcttagtcagatccataacaccttccacatgTCTCAGCTCCGGAAGTGTGTTGTAGATGAGGTTGCCGTTATTTctctggatgatattcaggtggataggagtctgaattatgtggagaagcCCATTATAGTTTTGGATAAAAAACTAAAGCTCTTCATAACAAGGTAGTCATGCTAGTGAAGGTGCAACaacagcaccggaagggatccaaatggacttgggagtcggGGGATGAGATGCAAGAGCATTACCCATATATATTACGATTGccgacttcaaggacgaagtctagttcaagcgAGGGAGAGTTGTAATACTCCAATCCAAATATTCCATTGTCCATCTCCTTgtatctttcatttttttttggcaAAAATGACCTTTTCGTACGTTAGGCGTACatttggtacgcttagcgtacatgagAGATGCGCATTGGGTGGCTGAgactcgtacgctgggcgtacgagcagGTACACAGGGCGTACGTGTCATATATCTAAAACCCTAATCCTTGGACTTGCACCTTATTTAAGCAACCTTACATCATTTGAACCAAACCCTAATCGGCCTCCATAGCCTCATTTCATCCCTTAACCCCATATTTTCATTGAGAGTGCGATCCTTGAGCTTAAAGAGTGTTTTGGTGGCCATTTTAGAGATTATTCAAGAAGGAAAAGGTGGTGAGCAAGTTGTGGGTGTCATTAAGCTTCTAAATCCTGCATCTAGTTCATCTTGAGaaacttctggaggtataaagtcatcACCTTGTCATCTCTTTTGTTAGTTTGAGCTTGGGTTTTGTTATGGAGTCCCTTTTTGGTTCTTGGACCCTCTCTtgtgagttgagcaactccagagacTAGGATGGTTAGCTCTAAGCTCTTTGAGAATGTTAGATGcataaaggtgccatcttgaAGGTTGTTTTGATTCCATGCATGAGCTTGAAGTCTTAAATGAGGTCTTAATGGGAAGAATAGAGTATTGGGAACCCTTATGGAAtgtaagggcataaagttgccaactttataccCTAGGACATCTTAATggacttagatctgaagtttaaCTTTGAAATtccaagtattaagcacttaatggtcaTGGTGCATAATCagcttgtacgttgggcgtaatatcATGTACATTATGCGTACATCTAAGGGGCTTAGTATGTTAAGCGTATTGGAgtggtacgttgggtgtacgcacCTCAGATGGGTTTGGGCTTCGTGTGGGCTCGTAAGCTTATTGGACCTTATGGTGTTTTGGGCCTAGTCCCATTTAGAGTATATTGGACTGTTATTCTGTTTTGTCCCATAGTTGTATTGGTTGGGCTTGTTAGGCCATGAGGCCCATTAATGGCTTTTATATTGGATCCTAGGCCCATTGGTAAATGAAAGACTTTTGGGCCACCATGAAAATTCTTAGGATTACGTGTTTGGACTCTTTGATTAGGTGGAATTATAATCCTAATTTAGGGTTATTTGTATTATTGTTCAGTGTGAGGTTTCAGACTATTAGGCAAGCAACTATTATGTTCagcagattgaggtgagtcttctcactacatccatgggtcgaaggcaccaaggtcggcccattatttGTTATGAGATGTTAGTAATTGATTATGTTATGTTTTGCATTaacttatgtgaagaccatgggggagcccatggcacttgacAAGACcttggggggagcccatgacactgggatgcaagaccatgggggtagcctacGATATTCCaaatgaagaccatggagggagtccatggcaaaTTTATGTTTATGTGTGCATGGCAATATatggttatgtgtttatgtgtttttgggaaactcactaagcgtatGCTTATAGTTTTCTTgggtgttttaggtacttttgtttctaagggcaagggcccgacttgatggcaCAACGTGCATTTCCCAGTATCTCTTCAATTAGTATTTGAATACTATGATCTTTTAAACAATGTAGTCATATAATGGGATTTTTAGAAATAAATGTGGTtgatattattaattatttaatgagCAATTTCCTAtgaattttgggtgttacacgtCATAAGCCACCATTGAACTACTAGGTTCGTTTTTCTCCTGCATATTACAACCCTTTCTCCCTTCACCTTCCcatataaagttccaaacttgaagTATTTGGAAACTAAATTTTAGAAAGATAATGATAATCAagtaaatgaaacaaaaacaagCTCTTGTAATTGCAGTTTTGCTTTAGAAGATCCGAAGTCATGGAACGAATAGAAACAAATACATCTAAGATTGAATATGAGATTTTTGAATACAAATTGTAATCAATGATTTGAATTAGACATAACGAAAAACAATAATAATAGCAACATAAACTTGATTTTTCCCTTTTTCGAATTATAGAACATTGTGTACATGAAGTAATACAAAGTTTATAAGAAAAAATGGAATGCCAACTGATTAGTAGCTTCGGATGGTTGAACTTGATTAGAAGCTTTAGATGATTGAAAACCATCCCAGAACACACAAACCGAGTCACATTAGGACATGTCCCGATCAATTTAGCGTTACAAAAAATACCATCATCTCCACTTTTCCTGTCCCACAACACCCTCTGGACGCATCCACAAACTCTAAAATAAACTATTAGATGTAATCATGTAAAAGGAATCGAATTTTGACTACAAGGATATGAAATTTCAAACTTAATTTTTGCTACTATGGGAGGTAGGATTTTTGATTAGGTCGTAGAGTGGTTGAAAGATGTCGAAAATAACCATCTTGAGCCCGAGTGTTGTGATACAAGTCAGGCTGTAGCTAAATTTATTTTCTTGTTGAACGACTGAGCATCTATGTTGATCTTCGCTACAGACCCCTTTCCATGGGATCTGAACAAAATTCTCACTACCGACAAGCAGTCAAGCGGTGGGAGCGATGCCACTTCGATTCTCCTTGCTCTTAATCTATATAAATCCTTTTTTTCTTTGTAAATTGTAATCAATTAGTAAAATCTACAATAGGAAAACACCCAAATGATGCTTTCAAGAATTGGTTATGGtggattaggattaattttaccTTGATGAAGCTTGAGATTCAGACAAGGTAGGATccgtatttgaaaaaaaaaaccattttggGCGTCCGTCAGAGCTTGTATCCGTTGGAAATGTCATAGGTGAACCCCAAAAACAGGTTTTACCTACTATTGCAGGTAATAGTGGTatgttttaaacaaaaaaaaaacaaatatcaaGATTAAAAATGCACCAAAAAATATTATACTGTATGACTGAATATGTTCAAATGCTATAATTGATTAGACTTTCAAATCATCATCCCTAAAAAATTTGATACTACAAAACTTAGTTATTTTCGGTAAAATATTTGTCCTGAGAATTTATTTCTCCACATAATTGTGTGGAGCAAAAAAGTAACAAAAATAACTATGGTGGTCACGTGCAAAGCTCGTGCTCAAAATAGGAAAGTAAAGCCCTCTCCTCCCTTTTTGCCTTTTCCGTTTGCATTCCTGCAAAACACAGCAGTCGCTTTTCCCTTCGTTCTGGAAAATCTCGATCCGTTTCTATACCGTTAGGGTTTCGGCTTACTAAAGCTCCACATAATCCGTACCATTTGTGGGATCGAGCTCCGCTGATCTTCATCATGAAGCTCACCGTAAAGACTCTTAAAGGGAGCCACTTTGAAATTAGGGTTCAGCCTTCCGACACTGTGAGTCCCCTTACTCCTAAATGTGTTTGCAATTCCTTTCCAAATAGACCAAAATTactgattttgatgtgtttacaTATGATTAGAGAAGCACGCATGTCATATCTTTCCCATACCTCGTAGTTTATTATCCAGTTTGTATGTTTTCTCTGTGAATCTGAACCTTTATGTCTACCATTCTGTTAAATTGACGAAGAAAGTCAGGAACTTTATCTTTACCAATGATGCATCTGAGTTCTTTTTCCACATACATTACTAATCCAAGACTTCTTACATTACCAGATTATGGCAGTCAAGAAAAACATTGAAGATGTACAAGGAAAAGATAATTATCCATGTGGGCAGCAGTTATTGATTCACAATGGTAAGGTTCTAAAAGACGAAACTACATTATCAGATAACAAAGTCTCAGAAGAAGGTTTTCTTGTTGTCATGCTAAGCAAGGTAACTTTCTTACAAACTTTCTTACTAATTTAGTTATTTACAGTGTTAGTTTTTACCTTGTTTCTTTTTTTTACCTTCATATCATAATTCTGTTTACTTCCATCTCTCAACAGACTAAAAGTTCTACCTCAGGTGGAACTTCATCTACTCAGGTAAACATTTATCTCCATCCTCTTTATATATAACCTTCACTATAGAAATCTCATATTAGTAAATTACAAAACAGCCCCTTCCAACAACTGCATCAGCTTCCAATCCCACCAGTACATCTTCTTCTATCCCAGCAACAGCAACAGTAACACCACCTGCTGCACCACCGTATGAGCTTTTTGTCCAAAATTCTTATTTTTTATAAGAAATGGCTAATAACATTTTAACTTGTGTTTTATGAAACTACAGTGTTATTTCTGATACATATGGTGAAGCTGCTTCAAATGTAGTAGTCAACAATAGTAGTGTTGACCAAACTGTTCAACACATAATGGACATAGGAGGTGGGGTTTGGGATAAGGAAACTGTTACTCGTGCACTACAAGCTGCTTACAATAATCCAGAACGAGCAATTGATTATTTATATTCTGTATGTTtccaaatcatatatatatatatatatatatatatatatatatatatatatttaatatcttttaaaacttataatacaCTAATAATGTTCCAATTTCTTTTTTTCAGGGTATTCCAGATACAGTAGAAGTTGCAGTTCCTGTGACTCAACTCCCTACTACTCAAGTTGCACCTCTTTCTGGAGGACCTAATTCATCTCCTTTGAACTTGTTTCCTCAGGTTActaatcattgaaatgtttttttttattggttttatATTTGTAGTTGATGCAGATGattatttgtttttaatttatgTGCAGGAAATGCCTTCAAGTGGTACAGGTGGCAATCTTGGATCTCTTGATTTTCTTAGAAACAACCAACAGGTGGTATTTATGTATCCAAACCTCCAAATTAATGTCATTTTTTTTAATGCTGAATAAGTTATCAGTGCCAATGTGGCGTCCAGCTTGGCTCCTATGTGGCAAATTAGTTGatattatataatttattaatcatttaaATTCCAATCTGCATTTCAGTTCCAAGCATTGCGAACTATGGTGCAATCAAATCCACAAATACTACAGGTACACTTTTTGTTATTCTTTCTttgtatctttattttttttgttacttttaaaaaaaaacagtttTCATTTGTTTCAGCCTATGCTTCAAGAGCTTGGAAAACAAAACCCTCAGCTTTTAGGATTAATCCAAGAAAATCATGCTGAGTTTCTTCAACTAATTAATGAACCTGTAGATGCTTCTGAAGGGTCAGTAAACTATATACTATAATCACTATTGCAAATTTATAATGACAATCAAATTATTTTAGTAAAATAATTTAAGAGGCTTTATTTGATTATGAATTAAAAATTGTAC
The genomic region above belongs to Lactuca sativa cultivar Salinas chromosome 4, Lsat_Salinas_v11, whole genome shotgun sequence and contains:
- the LOC111892307 gene encoding ubiquitin receptor RAD23b — translated: MKLTVKTLKGSHFEIRVQPSDTIMAVKKNIEDVQGKDNYPCGQQLLIHNGKVLKDETTLSDNKVSEEGFLVVMLSKTKSSTSGGTSSTQPLPTTASASNPTSTSSSIPATATVTPPAAPPVISDTYGEAASNVVVNNSSVDQTVQHIMDIGGGVWDKETVTRALQAAYNNPERAIDYLYSGIPDTVEVAVPVTQLPTTQVAPLSGGPNSSPLNLFPQEMPSSGTGGNLGSLDFLRNNQQFQALRTMVQSNPQILQPMLQELGKQNPQLLGLIQENHAEFLQLINEPVDASEGDLFDQPDQEMPHAISVTPEEQEAIERLEAMGFDRTLVIEAFLACDRNEELAANFLLENAGDYED